One Drechmeria coniospora strain ARSEF 6962 chromosome 01, whole genome shotgun sequence genomic region harbors:
- a CDS encoding Farnesyl pyrophosphate synthetase, translating to MAQKTTLKEFEAVYPKLEEDILDHARSYNLPQAELDWLKKNLEVNPLGGKCNRGMSVPDSVSILLGRPLDEQEYFQSATLGWMTELLQAFFLVSDDIMDSSITRRGQPCWYRQDGVGMIAINDAFILESGIYILLKKYFRSHPAYVDLLELFHETTLQTELGQLCDLLTAPEDKVNLDNFSMTKYQFIVIYKTAYYSFYLPVALALHQLNLATPKNLKQAQDILIPLGEYFQIQDDYLDNFGLPEHIGKIGTDIKDNKCSWLVNQALAKSTSEQRQILEDNYGQKDDAKEAIIKKLYDDMDLKGCFEIFEEKRKKEIDTMIENVDESDGLKKEVFKAFLDKIFKRTK from the exons ATGGCGCAAAAAACGACGCTCAAAGAGTTCGAGGCCGTGTACCCGAAGCTCGAGGAAGACATCCTCGACCATGCGCGCTCGTACAACCTGCCGCAAGCCGAGCTCGACTGGCTCAAGAAG AACCTCGAGGTCAACCCGCTGGGCGGTAAATGCAATCGCGGCATGTCCGTCCCCGACTCGgtctccatcctcctcggcagGCCCCTCGATGAGCAGGAATACTTCCAGTCGGCGACGCTCGGCTGGATGACGGAGCTGCTCCAAgccttcttcctcgtctCCGACGACATCATGGACAGCAGCATCACCCGCCGTGGACAGCCTTGCTGGTACCGTCAAGACGGCGTGGGCATGATCGCCATCAACGACGCCTTCATCCTCGAGTCCGGCATCTACATCCTCCTCAAGAAGTACTTCCGCTCCCACCCCGCCTACgtcgacctcctcgagctcttCCACGAGACGACGCTCCAGACGGAGCTCGGCCAGCTCTGCGATCTCCTCACGGCGCCCGAGGACAAGGTCAACCTCGACAACTTTTCCATGACAAAGTACCAGTTCATCGTCATCTACAAGACGGCCTACTACTCCTTCTACCtccccgtcgccctcgccctccacCAGCTCAATCTAGCAACTCCCAAGAACCTCAAGCAGGCCCAGGACATCCTCATCCCCCTCGGCGAGTACTTCCAGATCCAGGACGACTACCTCGACAACTTTGGCCTTCCCGAGCACATCGGCAAGATCGGCACCGACATCAAGGACAACAAGTGCTCCTGGCTCGTCAACCAAGCGCTCGCCAAGTCGACGTCCGAACAGCGCCAGATCCTCGAGGACAACTATGGCCAGAAGGACGATGCCAAGGAGGCCATCATCAAGAAGCTCTACGACGACATGGATCTGAAGGGGTGCTTCGAGATCTTTGAGGAAAAACGCAAGAAGGAGATCGACACCATGATCGAGAACGTCGACGAGAGTGACGGCCTCAAGAAGGAAGTCTTCAAGGCCTTCCTCGACAAGATTTTTAAGCGAACCAAGTAG